From one Triticum urartu cultivar G1812 chromosome 3, Tu2.1, whole genome shotgun sequence genomic stretch:
- the LOC125547979 gene encoding EPIDERMAL PATTERNING FACTOR-like protein 5 has protein sequence MRGARRQRRRPRERDVAAWPFFLACCLLALAVSRAEEPRASPVRGRGGGGEDQRLSRVGSRPPCCVCERRCGGCAPCTAVQVRAGVRPLCANYEPVRWKCKCGDAVFDP, from the exons ATGCGTGGGGCTCGGCGGCAGCGGCGCAGGCCGCGGGAGCGCGACGTGGCGGCCTGGCCCTTCTTCCTCGCCTGCTGCCTCCTTGCGCTCGCCGTGTCCAGAGCCGAGGAGCCGCGCGCATCGCCG GtgagagggagaggaggaggaggggaggatCAGCGGCTGAGCAGGGTGGGGTCGAGGCCGCCGTGCTGCGTGTGCGAGCGGAGGTGCGGCGGCTGCGCGCCGTGCACGGCCGTGCAGGTGCGCGCCGGAGTTCGGCCGCTGTGCGCCAACTACGAGCCCGTCAGGTGGAAGTGCAAGTGCGGCGACGCCGTCTTCGACCCATGA